Proteins co-encoded in one Nicotiana sylvestris chromosome 7, ASM39365v2, whole genome shotgun sequence genomic window:
- the LOC138873782 gene encoding uncharacterized protein — MRNIPPAESLFIGEDFIGLIGSSADGYSEVHGGFDFGDQNGRGTLLLDFAKAFELVIANLRFPKREEHLVTFQSMVSKMYIDYLLLRKCDRGLCKDCKVIPGETLATQHISW, encoded by the coding sequence ATGCGTAATATTCCACCTGCCGAGAGTTTATTTATAGGAGAGGATTTCATTGGGCTTATTGGGTCATCTGCAGATGGCTATagtgaggtgcatggcggcttcgATTTTGGGGATCAGAATGGAAGAGGTACCTTGTTGCtggattttgcaaaggcatttGAGTTGGTGATTGCAAACTTGAGATTTCCGAAGAGGGAGGAGCATTTAGTTACTTTCCAAAGCATGGTGTCAAAGATGTatattgactatctcctccttagGAAATGTGACAGGGGGCTATGCAAGGATTGTAAGGTTATCCCGGGTGAGACCCTCGCTACGCAACATATCTCTTGGTGA